Within the Candidatus Eisenbacteria bacterium genome, the region CCGGGCATCTCTGGGTGGTGATGGTCCTGCACGCGACCATTGATCTTCGAATCGTCTGGCTGCTGTGGCTCGGCCGCGCCCAATGGCCTCCGGGTCGGGGCACTTCATGAAAACGGATTCGCTCGAAGGGACTCCGCGCGCGCTGAATCGTGCTTGCCGCCGCCAGACCCGCCGCCCATGATGCGCGTCTGCGCACCGGCGGGTTGCGTCCCGGTGACTTTCCATCTGGAGGCCGCATGAACGTCCCGACTTCCGCGCCCCGAACCCCCTGGCACCTCTGGGTGGTCGGCGCGCTGGCGCTGCTGTGGAACGGCGGTGGCGCGTTCGACTACCTGATGACGCAGACGCGGAACGCGGGCTACCTGGCGTCGTTCACGCCGGAGCAGCGGGCCTACTTCGAGGCGTTCCCCGCCTGGTCCGTCGCCTCGTGGGCGACGAGCGTGTGGGGCGGCGTCGCAGGCTCGCTGCTGGTGCTGCTGCGCCGGCGGCTGGCGGTGCTGATCCTCGCGATCTCGCTGGTGGCCATGGCGCCGACCTTCCTGCACAACTTCGTCTTCACGAACGGCCTCGCGATCATGGGCGGCGCCGGAGCGCTGGCGTTCACCGCCGCGATCGTCGCGATCGGCGTCGCCCTCCTCTTCTACGCGCGATTCCTCGCCGGAAAGGGAGTGCTTCGTTAGCCTGCGCGTGCGCACGGTGCGCCGGTGGGCCGGCCTGCTGCCGCTGGCGCTGCTGGCGACCCTTCCGGGCTGCGGACGCGACAACGGTCTGCCCACGGACCTCGCCCGGCACCTCGCCCGCGCCGGCATACGGATCGAGCCGCTGCGGACGCACGCTCCGTGGTCGTCCCGCGGCGGCTACCTCGTGGTGAAGCGCACGGACGGGCTGGCCGCGAGGATCGTCTCGGAGTTCGGACTCGAGCCGGTGACGCCGGGCGGGCGCGAGTGGAAGGACGTTGCCGTGCGGGTCGGGGTTCCGACCGGCATCCGGCGGATGTGGGGACTCTCCGGACGACCCGCGCGATTCCGGCTGGGCGACGGGGGGCAGTTCGAGAACTTCTACGTCGTGCTCACCGAAGCGGGGGAGCTGTACCTGGCGGCCGAATACGCCTACGGGTGACCGGGCTTTCACGAGCGGCCGGCGGACGGTGGTGACGGCGCGTGGCGACGGGACGAAACCCTGACGCTTCGCCGCTCCCGGTCGCGTCCGGCGCCCGAACGCGCGATAGTCCGCACGTGCGCCGGCGCCGAAGTCGGGCGTGAGGCAGCGTTGCCGCGAGTGGCCGCGCAGCACGGGAAAGCGAAAGGAGCGGAACCAATGTCGTCGAGACCGAATTACCGGTCCGCCGCACCGGGTGCCATGCAGGCGATGCTCGGCCTGGAGAAGTACGTTCATGATTGCGGGCTGGAGTCCTCGCTGCTCGAACTCGTCAAGATGCGCGCCTCGCAGATCAACGGCTGCGCCTACTGCCTCGACATGCATTCGAAGGACGCGCGCGCGGCGGGCGAGACGGAACAGCGGCTCTACGTGCTCAACGCCTGGCGCGAGGCGCCCTTCTACACGCCGCGGGAACGGGCCGCCCTGGCGTGGACCGAGGCGATGACGCTCATCTCACGGGCCGGCGTCCCCGACGCGGTGTACGAGGAAGCCCGCCGTCACTTCAGCGAGCAGGAACTCGTGAACCTGAGCCTGGCCATCGTCGCCATCAACGGCTGGAACCGGCTGGCGATCGGCTTCCATTCGGACGTCGGCTCCTACCAGCCCGCGAAGCGCGCCGAGGTGGCGAAGCACGCCTGACCCGCGGCGGGGCCGCCGGGCACGGCCCGTTCCGGCGCGCCGTCAGGCGCCCCGCGAGCGGTGCTCGGCGACCAGCCGGTCCACCACCTCGGGCTCGGCGAGCGTCGAGACGTCGCCGAGCCCGGCGTACTCGCTGCCGGCGATCTTGCGCAGGATGCGGCGCATGATCTTTCCGCTTCGCGTCTTGGGCAGTCCGGGTGCGATGTGGATGATGTCGGGCACCGCGAAGCCGCCGATGGCCTGGCGAACCTGCTCCTTGAGCGCGCCCTCGAGCTCGGCCTTCGGCGTCATCGCGAAGTTCGCGGCGAGGATCACGTAGGCGTAGATGCCCTGCCCCTTGAGGGTGTGCGGGTAGCCGACGACCGCGGCCTCGGCGACGGCCTCGTGCGCGACGAGCGCGCTCTCGACCTCGGCGGTGCCCAGCCGGTGGCCCGAGACGTTGAGCACGTCGTCAATGCGTCCGGTGATCCAGTAGTAGCCGTCCGCGTCGCGCGTGCAGCCGTCGCCGGTGAAGTAGGTGCCGCGGTACTGGCTGAAGTAGGTCTCCTTGAAGCGCTGGTGGTCGCCCCACACCGTGCGCGCCTGGCCGGGCCAGGGAGCGGCCAGGCAGAGCGCGCCGGAGACGCCGTTGCCCTCGAGCACCTGGCCGTTCTCGGGGTTGAGGACCACCGGCTTGACTCCGAAGAACGGCAGCGTCGCGCTGCCGGGCTTGGTGTCGGTGACGCCGGGCAGCGGCGTGATGAGGATGCCGCCGGTCTCGGTCTGCCACCAGGTGTCCACCACGGCGCAGCGGCCTTCGCCGACGACGTCGTGATACCAGCGCCAGGTCTCTGGATTGATGGGCTCGCCGACCGAGCCGAGGATGCGCAGCGACTTTCGCGAGTGGCGCTTCACCGGCTCGTCGCCCGCCTGCGCGATGGCGCGCAGCGCGGTGGGCGCGGTGTAGAAGATGTTGATGCCGAGGTCGTCCACCATCCGCCAGTAGCGGCCGGCGTCGGGATACAGCGGCGTGGATTCGAACATCACGGTCGTCGCGCCATTGGCGAGGGGCCCGTAGACGATGTAGGTGTGACCGGTCACCCAGCCGACGTCGGCGGCGCAGCAGTAAACGTCGCCGTCGTGATAGTCGAAGACGAGCTTGTGCGTGAGCGCGGCGTACACGAGGTAGCCGCCGGTCGTGTGCAGGAGGCCCTTGGGTTTCCCGGTGCTGCCGGAGGTGTAGAGGATGTAGAGCGGATCCTCGGCGCCCATCCACTCGACCGTGCAGGTCGAGCGTTGCCGGCTCATCTCCTCGTCGAGCCAGTGGTCGCGGCCCTGCGCCATCGGCACCTCGCGCTCCGTGCGGCGCGCGACGAGCACCGTCTCGACCAGGTCCATGCCTTCGATGGCGCGATCGGCGATCTGCTTGAGCGGGATCGTCCGTCCGCCGCGCAGGCCTTCGTTGGCGGTGACCAGCACCTTGCAGCGCGCGTCCACGATGCGGTCCCGCAGGGCGTCGGACGAGAACCCGCCGAAGACCACCGAGTGCACCGCGCCGATGCGCGCGCAGGCGAGCATCGCGTACGCGGTCTCGGGAATCATGGGCATGTAGATGCACACGCGGTCGCCCTTGCGAACGCCGTGCGCGAGCAGCACGTTCGCGAGCCGGCAGACGTTGTGCTTGAGCTCGCGATACGAGATGTGCCTGTAGACGCCCGGCTCGTCGGCCGCCCAGAGGATCGCGGTCTGTTCGCCGCGCTTTTCGAGATGGCGGTCCACGCAGTTGAAGCAGGCGTTGAGCCGGCCGCCCGAGAACCAGGCGAAGTCGATCTCGTCGTGGTCGGCGTCGAGCACCGTGTTCCACGGGTGGAACCAGTCCAGGAGCCGCGCCTGCTCGGCCCAGAAGCCGGCCGGGTCCTCGATCGAGCGCCGGTAGAGCTGCCGGTACTGCTCCATGGAGCGGATGTGCGCGTTCTTCTGAATCTGGGGCTTGACGGGATAGAGATCGCTCGACACGAGTAGAGCCTCCGCGCGGGGCCACGGTGCTGCCGGGGGAACCCGTGAAG harbors:
- a CDS encoding carboxymuconolactone decarboxylase family protein, which produces MSSRPNYRSAAPGAMQAMLGLEKYVHDCGLESSLLELVKMRASQINGCAYCLDMHSKDARAAGETEQRLYVLNAWREAPFYTPRERAALAWTEAMTLISRAGVPDAVYEEARRHFSEQELVNLSLAIVAINGWNRLAIGFHSDVGSYQPAKRAEVAKHA
- the acs gene encoding acetate--CoA ligase, which encodes MSSDLYPVKPQIQKNAHIRSMEQYRQLYRRSIEDPAGFWAEQARLLDWFHPWNTVLDADHDEIDFAWFSGGRLNACFNCVDRHLEKRGEQTAILWAADEPGVYRHISYRELKHNVCRLANVLLAHGVRKGDRVCIYMPMIPETAYAMLACARIGAVHSVVFGGFSSDALRDRIVDARCKVLVTANEGLRGGRTIPLKQIADRAIEGMDLVETVLVARRTEREVPMAQGRDHWLDEEMSRQRSTCTVEWMGAEDPLYILYTSGSTGKPKGLLHTTGGYLVYAALTHKLVFDYHDGDVYCCAADVGWVTGHTYIVYGPLANGATTVMFESTPLYPDAGRYWRMVDDLGINIFYTAPTALRAIAQAGDEPVKRHSRKSLRILGSVGEPINPETWRWYHDVVGEGRCAVVDTWWQTETGGILITPLPGVTDTKPGSATLPFFGVKPVVLNPENGQVLEGNGVSGALCLAAPWPGQARTVWGDHQRFKETYFSQYRGTYFTGDGCTRDADGYYWITGRIDDVLNVSGHRLGTAEVESALVAHEAVAEAAVVGYPHTLKGQGIYAYVILAANFAMTPKAELEGALKEQVRQAIGGFAVPDIIHIAPGLPKTRSGKIMRRILRKIAGSEYAGLGDVSTLAEPEVVDRLVAEHRSRGA